A portion of the Micromonospora vinacea genome contains these proteins:
- a CDS encoding DUF4245 domain-containing protein produces the protein MEPAQPADRVPTDRTPPDGQPPADVPVGEPSATDPTPPPPAVPGRSDRSPAAAGKSERSPKDMAISLLVLLVPIALLLAFYRGFLGGDQATTVDPAPAIEQARSANVFPVSQPQGLGADWKTVSARYQTVEGGANLRLGYLTPEGRGVQLLQSSVPADRLLPAELTSQGQPQGPTELAGRTWQLYTARGNQQALVLLEPTRTVIVVGDARDNELRELASSLS, from the coding sequence GTGGAACCCGCACAGCCAGCCGACCGCGTACCCACCGACCGCACGCCGCCCGACGGTCAGCCGCCGGCCGACGTCCCCGTCGGCGAGCCCTCCGCGACCGATCCGACCCCACCGCCGCCAGCGGTGCCCGGCAGGTCCGACCGGTCACCGGCGGCGGCCGGCAAGTCCGAGCGGTCGCCGAAGGACATGGCGATCTCGCTGCTGGTGCTGCTCGTCCCGATCGCGCTCCTGCTGGCGTTCTACCGGGGATTCCTCGGCGGCGACCAGGCCACCACAGTCGATCCGGCGCCCGCCATCGAGCAGGCCCGTTCGGCGAACGTCTTTCCGGTGAGCCAGCCGCAGGGGCTCGGCGCCGACTGGAAGACGGTCAGCGCCCGCTACCAGACCGTCGAGGGCGGTGCGAACCTGCGACTCGGCTACCTCACTCCGGAGGGGCGGGGCGTCCAACTACTGCAGAGCAGCGTCCCGGCGGACCGTCTGCTCCCCGCCGAGCTGACCAGTCAGGGCCAGCCGCAGGGCCCCACCGAGCTGGCCGGGCGCACCTGGCAGCTCTACACGGCCCGGGGGAACCAGCAGGCGCTGGTCCTGCTGGAGCCCACCCGCACTGTGATCGTCGTCGGCGACGCCCGGGACAACGAACTCCGCGAACTGGCCAGCTCGCTGAGCTGA
- a CDS encoding DMT family transporter, producing MTAADTATPQTLSAARRITGVALASASGVAVAVQSRINGELGVRLDDGFAAAVVSFGVGLLVLLVLVPATPGGRRGLAATRQALRTGTLRPWQCLGGMCGAFLVATQGLTIGTLGVAVFTVAVVAGQSGSSLAVDRAGIGPTGRQPVTRQRLAGAVLTVLAVGLAVGDRLGDPGALALALLPLLAGVGIAWQQAVNGRVRAAADSALTATLVNFAVGTVTLLVAFAIDIAVRGWPGGQLPTEPWLYLGGPIGIVFIAIAAAIVRFTGVLLLGLATIAGQIVGAVLLDLILPTAASHPGVNTLLGAALTMVAVLVAALAPPAPRADRPAR from the coding sequence GTGACAGCGGCCGACACGGCGACCCCGCAGACCCTGTCGGCCGCGCGCCGGATCACCGGCGTCGCGCTCGCGTCGGCCTCCGGGGTCGCGGTGGCGGTGCAGTCACGCATCAACGGCGAGCTGGGGGTACGCCTCGACGACGGTTTCGCCGCCGCGGTGGTCTCGTTCGGCGTCGGCCTGCTGGTGCTGCTGGTGCTGGTGCCCGCGACCCCCGGTGGTCGGCGAGGGCTGGCCGCGACGCGGCAGGCCCTGCGGACGGGCACGCTGCGGCCGTGGCAGTGCCTCGGCGGCATGTGCGGGGCGTTCCTGGTCGCCACCCAGGGGCTCACCATCGGCACGTTGGGCGTGGCGGTCTTCACAGTGGCGGTGGTGGCCGGCCAGAGCGGGAGCAGCCTCGCCGTGGACCGGGCGGGGATCGGGCCGACCGGCCGACAGCCGGTCACCCGGCAGCGGCTGGCCGGCGCGGTGCTCACCGTGCTGGCTGTCGGCCTGGCGGTCGGCGACCGACTTGGCGACCCGGGCGCGCTGGCGCTGGCCCTGCTGCCGCTGCTCGCCGGTGTGGGCATCGCCTGGCAGCAGGCCGTCAACGGTCGGGTCCGGGCGGCGGCCGACAGCGCGTTGACCGCCACGCTCGTCAACTTCGCCGTCGGCACTGTCACCCTGCTCGTCGCGTTCGCGATCGACATCGCGGTACGCGGCTGGCCCGGCGGCCAACTGCCGACCGAGCCGTGGCTCTACCTGGGCGGCCCGATCGGCATCGTGTTCATCGCGATCGCCGCGGCGATCGTGCGCTTCACCGGTGTGCTGCTGCTCGGGCTGGCCACCATCGCCGGGCAGATCGTGGGCGCTGTCCTGCTGGACCTGATCCTGCCCACGGCGGCCTCGCACCCCGGTGTGAACACCCTGCTCGGGGCGGCGCTGACCATGGTGGCCGTGCTGGTCGCCGCGCTGGCGCCACCGGCCCCCCGCGCCGACCGACCCGCGCGCTGA
- a CDS encoding lytic transglycosylase domain-containing protein yields the protein MSRLWSRLGARTAAVALLSVGVAGGFYLGEDRETQQQGLTDQVSLEVDRADLAYQRERQAAHQVQLSKQRAAEYQAKLRAAQAAKEAAERARRAEAAAASRKRERAAANAAAKPYDGPIPASCAEYSGNRKTGCALMISAGFGIAEFPCLEKLWTKESGWNHKASNSSSGAYGIPQSLPGSKMGSVASDWRTNPATQIKWGLGYIKGRYKTPCGAWTFFQNNNHY from the coding sequence GTGAGTCGGCTGTGGAGCCGGTTGGGCGCCCGTACGGCTGCCGTAGCGCTGCTCTCCGTGGGCGTTGCCGGTGGCTTCTACCTGGGCGAAGACCGGGAAACCCAGCAACAGGGTCTGACCGATCAGGTCAGCCTCGAGGTCGACCGGGCCGACCTCGCGTACCAGCGCGAGCGGCAGGCCGCCCACCAGGTGCAGCTCTCCAAGCAGCGGGCCGCCGAGTACCAGGCCAAGCTGCGGGCGGCGCAGGCCGCCAAGGAAGCCGCCGAGCGGGCCCGCCGGGCCGAAGCCGCCGCGGCGTCCCGCAAGCGCGAGCGCGCCGCCGCCAACGCGGCCGCCAAGCCGTACGACGGGCCGATCCCGGCGTCCTGCGCCGAGTACAGCGGAAACCGCAAGACCGGCTGCGCGCTGATGATCAGCGCGGGGTTCGGGATCGCCGAGTTCCCCTGTCTGGAGAAGCTCTGGACCAAGGAGAGCGGCTGGAACCACAAGGCCAGCAACTCCTCGTCCGGTGCGTACGGCATTCCCCAGTCGTTGCCGGGCAGCAAGATGGGCTCCGTCGCGTCCGACTGGCGGACCAACCCGGCCACGCAGATCAAGTGGGGGTTGGGCTACATCAAGGGCAGGTACAAGACGCCCTGCGGCGCATGGACCTTCTTCCAGAACAACAACCACTACTGA
- a CDS encoding rhomboid family intramembrane serine protease: MTLHPSSGDPYRFGTEAFYAALGRAFVAMCAVVPFLFLIEAVDQGLAFGLDATAGIIPQRIDGLDGVFFSPFLHHGFDHLYSNSIPLILLGTFVLAAGARRFLWSTLVIILVSGLGVWFTGSPNSVVVGASGVIFGYLGILLTRGIVERSWWNFAVFLLVGLLYGWQLVGILPTDERISWQGHLFGLLGGVVAAILFRRRRPSVDGPDYSGSPLSLP, translated from the coding sequence GTGACCCTGCACCCGTCAAGCGGCGACCCGTACCGGTTCGGCACCGAGGCGTTCTACGCCGCGCTCGGCCGGGCGTTCGTCGCCATGTGTGCGGTGGTCCCGTTCCTCTTCCTCATCGAGGCCGTCGACCAGGGGCTCGCCTTCGGTCTGGACGCCACCGCCGGCATCATCCCGCAACGCATCGACGGGCTGGACGGGGTCTTCTTCTCCCCGTTCCTGCACCACGGCTTCGACCACCTCTACAGCAACAGCATCCCGCTGATCCTGCTGGGCACCTTCGTCCTCGCCGCCGGCGCCCGCCGGTTCCTCTGGTCGACCCTGGTCATCATCCTGGTCAGCGGGCTCGGTGTGTGGTTCACCGGCTCACCCAACTCGGTGGTGGTCGGCGCCAGCGGCGTCATCTTCGGCTACCTGGGCATCCTGCTCACCCGGGGCATCGTCGAGCGCAGTTGGTGGAACTTCGCGGTCTTCCTCCTGGTCGGTCTGCTCTACGGCTGGCAGTTGGTCGGCATCCTCCCCACCGACGAGCGGATCTCCTGGCAGGGCCACCTGTTCGGCCTGCTCGGCGGGGTGGTGGCGGCGATCCTGTTCCGTCGGCGGCGACCGAGCGTGGACGGCCCGGACTACTCGGGTTCCCCACTCAGCCTGCCCTGA
- a CDS encoding geranylgeranyl reductase family protein: MGDEFDVVVVGAGPAGAAAALTARRAGASVLLLDRADFPRDKACGDGIAAHSVDVLAELGVTEAVAGYAPLPALRMISPGGGAVARALPRPAYTVPREVFDARLVEAAVAAGAQLRRHTVRQVEPRADRVVLDGQVSGRVVIGADGAGSVVRRALGHPQNPDRHLALAIRGYAPALPGPSEQLIVTSKARWPAYAWSFPIGDGRANVGYGEVLRGEPLSRAYLLDRLAALLPGTDLATVTALRAHHLPLSTHRPSPGRGRTLLAGDALSLINPFTGEGIFYALLSGALAGSAAARSPEGAAGRYAHGLRRRLGTHLRHSSVAAWLARRRRVVDAAVRAARRDDRVFYDVVELGLGDGRLTARTLAMIGIGLGGGDGAPRQ, encoded by the coding sequence GTGGGTGACGAGTTCGACGTGGTGGTGGTGGGGGCGGGGCCGGCCGGTGCGGCTGCCGCGCTGACGGCGCGCCGGGCGGGGGCCAGCGTGCTGCTGCTGGACCGGGCCGACTTTCCCCGGGACAAGGCGTGCGGTGACGGGATCGCCGCGCACTCGGTGGACGTGCTCGCCGAGCTGGGGGTGACCGAGGCGGTGGCGGGCTACGCGCCGCTGCCGGCGTTACGCATGATCTCGCCGGGTGGCGGCGCGGTGGCTCGGGCGCTGCCCCGACCCGCCTACACAGTGCCCCGGGAGGTCTTCGACGCGCGGCTGGTGGAGGCCGCCGTGGCCGCCGGCGCGCAGCTGCGTCGGCACACGGTGCGCCAGGTCGAGCCGCGCGCCGACCGGGTGGTGCTCGACGGGCAGGTGTCCGGCCGGGTGGTGATCGGCGCGGACGGCGCCGGCTCGGTGGTGCGCCGGGCGCTCGGCCACCCGCAGAACCCCGACCGGCACCTCGCGCTGGCAATCCGGGGGTACGCCCCGGCTCTGCCCGGCCCGTCCGAGCAGCTCATCGTCACCTCGAAGGCGCGCTGGCCGGCGTACGCCTGGTCGTTTCCGATCGGGGACGGCCGGGCGAACGTCGGGTACGGGGAGGTGCTGCGCGGTGAGCCGTTGAGCCGCGCGTACCTGCTGGACCGGCTGGCCGCGCTGCTGCCCGGCACCGACCTGGCGACAGTTACCGCGTTGCGCGCCCATCACCTGCCGCTCTCCACCCACCGGCCGTCGCCGGGGCGGGGGCGCACGTTGCTGGCCGGGGACGCGCTGTCACTGATCAATCCGTTCACCGGGGAGGGGATCTTCTACGCGCTGCTCTCCGGCGCGCTCGCCGGGTCGGCGGCGGCCCGGTCGCCCGAGGGCGCGGCTGGCCGCTACGCCCACGGGTTGCGTCGTCGCCTCGGCACGCACCTGCGGCACAGCTCGGTCGCGGCCTGGTTGGCCCGGCGACGCCGGGTGGTGGACGCGGCGGTCCGGGCGGCCCGTCGGGACGACCGGGTGTTCTACGACGTGGTCGAGCTGGGACTGGGTGACGGACGCCTCACCGCTCGTACGCTCGCAATGATCGGCATCGGTCTGGGTGGCGGGGATGGGGCTCCGAGGCAGTGA
- a CDS encoding PhoH family protein: protein MTTRRTTAGADQTPAATATTRRATRSRRSAAAAPADPKEPRPAGQAFVLDTSVLLSDPAAFHRFAEHEVVLPLVVITELEGKRHHPELGWFARQSLRMLDDLRVRHGRLDRPVPANDVGGTLRVELNHTDDGVLPPGFRTESNDARILSVALNLAGEGREVTLVSKDMPLRVKAASVGLRADEYRHGQASDPTWTGMSEMQLSEEQIGQLYAGETLDLDEAAGLPCHTGLVLHSARGSALGRVLPDKSVRLVRGDREAFGLHGRSAEQRIALDLLLDESIGIVSLGGRAGTGKSALALCAGLEAVMERRRHKKVIVFRPLYAVGGQELGYLPGSESEKMSPWAQAVFDTLGAVVHENVLEEVTSRGILEVLPLTHIRGRSLHDAYVIVDEAQSLERGVLLTVLSRIGQGSRVVLTHDVAQRDNLRVGRHDGVTAVIEALKGHPLFAHVTLSRSERSPIAAMVTDLLEDIPI, encoded by the coding sequence GTGACGACTCGCCGTACCACCGCCGGTGCCGACCAGACCCCGGCCGCGACTGCCACGACCCGCCGCGCCACCAGGAGCCGCCGTTCGGCGGCCGCCGCGCCGGCCGACCCCAAGGAGCCACGACCAGCCGGCCAGGCCTTCGTCCTGGACACGTCGGTGCTGCTCTCCGATCCGGCGGCGTTCCACCGGTTCGCGGAGCATGAAGTGGTGCTACCTCTGGTGGTCATCACCGAGCTGGAGGGCAAGCGGCACCATCCGGAGCTGGGCTGGTTCGCCCGGCAGTCGCTGCGGATGCTCGACGACCTGCGGGTCCGGCACGGCCGGCTCGACCGTCCGGTGCCCGCCAACGACGTCGGCGGCACCCTGCGGGTGGAGCTCAACCACACCGACGACGGTGTCCTGCCGCCCGGGTTCCGCACCGAGAGCAACGACGCCCGGATCCTCTCCGTCGCGCTCAACCTCGCCGGCGAGGGGCGGGAGGTGACCCTGGTCAGCAAGGACATGCCGCTGCGGGTCAAGGCGGCCTCGGTGGGCCTGCGCGCCGACGAGTACCGCCACGGCCAGGCCAGCGACCCGACCTGGACCGGCATGTCGGAGATGCAGTTGAGCGAGGAGCAGATCGGCCAGCTGTACGCGGGCGAGACGCTCGACCTCGACGAGGCGGCCGGGCTGCCCTGCCACACCGGCCTGGTGCTGCACTCGGCGCGTGGCTCCGCGCTCGGTCGGGTGCTGCCGGACAAGTCGGTGCGACTGGTCCGGGGCGACCGGGAGGCGTTCGGGCTGCACGGCCGCTCCGCCGAACAGCGGATCGCTCTCGACCTGCTGCTGGACGAGTCGATCGGGATCGTCTCGCTGGGTGGCCGGGCCGGCACCGGAAAGTCGGCGCTGGCGCTCTGCGCCGGGCTGGAGGCGGTGATGGAGCGCCGCCGGCACAAGAAGGTCATCGTGTTCCGCCCGCTGTACGCCGTCGGCGGGCAGGAGTTGGGCTACCTGCCGGGCTCGGAGTCGGAGAAGATGTCGCCGTGGGCCCAGGCGGTCTTCGACACGCTCGGCGCCGTGGTGCACGAGAACGTGCTGGAGGAGGTCACCTCGCGGGGCATCCTGGAGGTGCTGCCGCTGACCCACATCCGGGGGCGCAGCCTGCACGACGCCTACGTGATCGTGGACGAGGCCCAGTCGTTGGAGCGCGGGGTGCTGTTGACAGTGCTGTCCCGGATCGGGCAGGGCTCCCGGGTGGTGCTCACCCACGACGTGGCCCAGCGGGACAATCTGCGGGTCGGCCGGCACGACGGGGTGACGGCCGTCATCGAGGCGCTCAAGGGCCATCCGCTCTTCGCGCACGTCACCCTCAGCCGTTCGGAGCGGTCGCCGATCGCCGCGATGGTGACCGACCTCCTGGAGGACATCCCAATCTGA
- a CDS encoding exodeoxyribonuclease VII small subunit, with amino-acid sequence MTDDTKAGPDERLSYEQARAELASVVERLEAGGTSLEESLALWERGEALAVICQRWLDGARARIDAARQEPTS; translated from the coding sequence ATGACTGACGACACGAAGGCCGGGCCGGACGAGCGGCTCAGTTACGAGCAGGCCCGGGCCGAGCTGGCCTCGGTGGTGGAGCGGCTGGAGGCCGGCGGCACGTCCCTGGAGGAGTCGCTGGCGCTCTGGGAACGCGGCGAGGCGCTGGCGGTGATCTGTCAACGCTGGCTGGATGGTGCGCGGGCGCGGATCGACGCCGCCCGGCAGGAGCCGACTTCCTGA
- the glpX gene encoding class II fructose-bisphosphatase has product MTNTRTRIPQDLDRNLALDLVRVTEAAAMAAGRWVGRGDKEGGDGAAVDAMRKLINSIQMRGVVVIGEGEKDNAPMLFNGEHVGDGTGPEVDVAVDPVDGTTLMSKGMPNAVAVLAVSERGAMFDPSAVFYMEKLAVGPAYADVIDINAGVAENLRRIAKVKGTDVSEVTVCVLDRSRHDDLVAQIRRTGAGIRFISDGDIAGSIAAARGESDVDVLMGIGGTPEGIISACALKCMGGAMQAKLWPRDEQEREKAIAAGHDLDRVLGTDDLVTGDNCFFVATGVTSGDLLRGVRYRAGGAYTQSIVMRSKSGTIRVIDSYHRLEKLALYSAVDFDGRPLAEQE; this is encoded by the coding sequence ATGACGAACACCAGGACGCGGATCCCGCAGGATCTCGACCGAAACCTTGCCCTCGACCTGGTCCGGGTCACCGAGGCCGCGGCGATGGCCGCCGGCCGGTGGGTCGGTCGAGGCGACAAGGAGGGCGGCGACGGGGCCGCTGTCGACGCGATGCGCAAGCTGATCAACTCGATCCAGATGCGCGGCGTGGTGGTGATCGGCGAGGGCGAGAAGGACAACGCCCCGATGCTCTTCAACGGCGAACACGTCGGCGACGGCACCGGCCCGGAGGTGGACGTCGCCGTCGACCCTGTGGACGGCACCACCCTGATGAGCAAGGGCATGCCGAACGCCGTGGCGGTCCTCGCCGTCTCCGAGCGGGGTGCGATGTTCGACCCCAGCGCCGTGTTCTACATGGAGAAGCTCGCCGTCGGGCCGGCGTACGCCGACGTGATCGACATCAACGCCGGTGTGGCGGAGAACCTGCGCCGCATCGCCAAGGTCAAGGGCACCGACGTCTCCGAGGTGACCGTCTGCGTACTCGACCGGAGCCGCCACGACGACCTGGTCGCGCAGATCCGCCGGACCGGGGCGGGGATCCGGTTCATCTCCGACGGTGACATCGCGGGATCCATCGCGGCGGCCCGGGGTGAGTCGGACGTCGACGTGCTGATGGGCATCGGCGGCACCCCGGAGGGCATCATTTCCGCGTGCGCGCTGAAGTGCATGGGCGGGGCGATGCAGGCAAAGCTCTGGCCGCGCGACGAGCAGGAGCGGGAGAAGGCGATCGCTGCCGGGCACGACCTGGACCGGGTGCTGGGCACCGATGATCTTGTCACCGGCGACAACTGCTTCTTCGTGGCGACCGGGGTCACCTCCGGCGACCTGCTGCGCGGGGTGCGCTACCGGGCGGGCGGCGCGTACACCCAGTCGATCGTGATGCGCTCGAAGAGCGGCACGATCCGAGTGATCGACTCGTACCACCGGCTGGAGAAGCTGGCGCTCTACTCCGCTGTCGACTTCGATGGTCGTCCGCTGGCCGAGCAGGAGTGA
- the otsB gene encoding trehalose-phosphatase yields the protein MPPLNLGNQQPRTPLNADQAWRTTAGRAAGTVLFFDFDGTLAPVDDDPTAVRPAPKALAAIEALAPIVQRVAIVSARPVEFLRDQLGGLVGVDLYGLYGLEHSHSGGETVTEPAALPWVPTMAELADLARAELPPGTLVEYKRLSVALHWRTAPQLGSTVQQWGQAQADRLGLRSQAGRMVLELKPPVDRDKGMVIGEAIKGATGAWYFGDDVSDIKAFAALRARAAADPDFLGVCVAVANPETGQEVANAADLTIESPAALGDFLTRALTHLP from the coding sequence GTGCCGCCGTTGAATCTGGGAAATCAGCAGCCGAGGACCCCGTTGAACGCCGACCAGGCCTGGCGGACAACCGCCGGTCGGGCGGCCGGGACCGTGCTCTTCTTCGACTTCGACGGCACGCTCGCGCCCGTCGACGACGATCCGACCGCGGTACGCCCGGCTCCCAAGGCGTTGGCCGCGATCGAGGCGCTCGCCCCGATCGTGCAGCGGGTCGCGATCGTGTCCGCCCGACCCGTCGAGTTCCTTCGGGATCAGCTCGGCGGGCTCGTCGGCGTGGACCTCTACGGCCTCTACGGGCTGGAACACAGCCACTCCGGCGGTGAGACGGTCACCGAACCGGCCGCGCTGCCGTGGGTGCCGACCATGGCGGAGCTGGCCGACCTGGCTCGGGCGGAGCTGCCACCGGGCACGCTTGTGGAGTACAAGCGGCTCTCGGTCGCGCTGCACTGGCGTACCGCCCCGCAACTCGGCTCGACAGTGCAGCAGTGGGGGCAGGCGCAGGCCGACCGCCTCGGGTTGCGGTCGCAGGCCGGGCGGATGGTGCTCGAGCTCAAGCCCCCGGTCGACCGGGACAAGGGCATGGTGATCGGCGAGGCGATCAAGGGCGCCACCGGCGCCTGGTACTTCGGCGACGACGTCTCCGACATCAAGGCCTTCGCCGCGCTGCGCGCTCGCGCCGCCGCCGACCCGGACTTTCTCGGCGTCTGCGTGGCGGTGGCCAACCCGGAGACCGGCCAGGAGGTGGCGAACGCCGCCGACCTGACGATCGAGTCGCCGGCTGCCCTGGGCGACTTCCTCACGCGGGCGCTGACCCACCTGCCCTGA
- a CDS encoding XRE family transcriptional regulator: protein MTETANARKIAFATFVRRALDEARATRAWSGTEVSRRTGVSRQTINRWVRGDWASDPEAERVVAFCEGLGLNPAAAFAALGWDRTATGPRTGQAAPPMDPDVEALLRRLVDPQVSDAEKFHIRETIRYLAYRPTLPVDVRKRGNQAG from the coding sequence GTGACCGAGACGGCCAATGCGCGGAAGATCGCCTTCGCCACCTTCGTCCGGCGAGCCCTGGACGAGGCACGGGCGACCCGAGCCTGGAGCGGCACCGAGGTGTCCCGGCGCACCGGCGTCTCCCGGCAGACCATCAACCGTTGGGTGCGGGGCGACTGGGCCAGCGACCCGGAGGCCGAGCGGGTGGTCGCCTTCTGCGAGGGCCTGGGGTTGAACCCGGCCGCCGCCTTCGCCGCGCTCGGCTGGGACCGCACCGCGACCGGCCCCCGCACCGGCCAGGCCGCCCCTCCGATGGACCCCGACGTGGAGGCGTTGCTGCGCCGCCTGGTCGATCCGCAGGTGTCGGACGCGGAGAAGTTCCACATCCGGGAAACCATCAGATACCTCGCATACCGCCCAACGTTGCCGGTCGATGTCCGAAAAAGGGGCAATCAGGCAGGCTAG
- a CDS encoding NAD(P)/FAD-dependent oxidoreductase: MREVDVAVIGAGPAGLFAAYYAGFRGLSVAVIDALPEPGGQVTAMYPEKLILDVAGFPAVKGRDLVANLVAQAAPFNPQYLLGTRAEKLSYADGNPVLGLAGGEQLACGAIVVTGGLGSFSPRPLPCADGAPGSGIVYFVTEPTELTDRDVLIVGGGDSAFDWALALQPLARSVTLVHRREKFRAHASTVARVLSLPVRVVVNAEVTRLLGDSAVTGAEVTVRGGATETLPVDTVVAALGFTADLGPLAEWGLELDRRHILVDSAMATNLPRVFAAGDITEYPGKVRLIATGFGEAATAVNNAAVAIDPSAHLFPGHSSDAG; this comes from the coding sequence ATGCGCGAGGTCGATGTCGCCGTGATCGGGGCCGGTCCGGCCGGCCTCTTCGCCGCGTACTACGCCGGGTTCCGAGGGCTGTCGGTGGCGGTGATCGACGCGTTGCCCGAGCCGGGCGGCCAGGTCACCGCCATGTACCCGGAGAAGCTGATCCTCGACGTCGCCGGCTTTCCCGCGGTCAAGGGCCGTGACCTGGTGGCCAACCTGGTGGCCCAGGCGGCCCCGTTCAATCCGCAGTACCTGCTCGGCACCCGGGCGGAGAAGCTCTCGTACGCCGACGGCAACCCGGTGCTCGGCCTGGCCGGTGGCGAGCAACTGGCCTGCGGCGCGATCGTGGTCACCGGTGGGCTCGGCAGCTTCAGCCCTCGGCCGTTGCCGTGCGCCGACGGCGCCCCCGGCTCGGGGATCGTCTACTTCGTGACCGAGCCGACCGAGTTGACCGATCGGGACGTGCTGATCGTCGGTGGCGGCGACTCCGCCTTCGACTGGGCGCTGGCCCTGCAACCGCTGGCCCGGTCGGTGACCCTCGTGCATCGGCGGGAGAAGTTCCGGGCCCACGCCTCGACGGTCGCCCGGGTGCTCTCCCTGCCGGTGCGGGTCGTGGTCAACGCCGAGGTCACCAGGTTGCTCGGGGACAGCGCGGTGACCGGCGCCGAGGTGACAGTGCGCGGCGGGGCGACCGAGACGTTGCCGGTGGACACCGTGGTGGCCGCCCTCGGCTTCACCGCCGACCTGGGCCCCCTCGCCGAGTGGGGGCTGGAACTGGACCGCCGGCACATCCTGGTGGACAGCGCCATGGCCACCAACCTGCCCCGGGTCTTCGCGGCGGGTGACATCACCGAATACCCGGGCAAGGTCCGGCTGATCGCCACCGGCTTCGGTGAGGCGGCGACGGCCGTCAACAACGCGGCGGTGGCCATCGACCCGAGCGCCCACCTGTTCCCCGGGCACTCCTCCGACGCCGGCTGA
- a CDS encoding isoprenyl transferase, translating to MTLRNLIYSVYERRLTAKLAGKPVPRHVGVMCDGNRRWAREMGFVDPNDGHRVGAAKIKHVLGWCDQAGVGHVTLYLLATDNLRRPASELDPLLKIIEDLVVELAEEGNPWRLRIVGALDLLPAQTAAALKGAEERTRERTGGAEVNIAVGYGGRREITDAVRSLLLEHAATGGTIEELAEVLDVEHIAEHLYTRGQPDPDLVIRTSGEQRLSGFMLWQSAHSEFYFCELNWPDFRHIDFLRALRSYATRQRRYGA from the coding sequence ATGACGCTGCGGAACCTTATCTACTCCGTGTACGAGCGCCGGCTCACGGCGAAGCTCGCGGGTAAGCCGGTGCCCCGACACGTCGGGGTGATGTGCGACGGCAACCGCCGATGGGCGAGGGAGATGGGCTTCGTCGACCCGAACGACGGGCACCGGGTTGGCGCGGCGAAGATCAAGCATGTCCTCGGCTGGTGTGACCAGGCCGGTGTCGGGCACGTGACCCTCTACCTGCTGGCCACCGACAACCTGCGCCGTCCAGCCAGTGAGCTGGACCCGCTCCTCAAGATCATTGAGGATCTGGTGGTGGAGTTGGCCGAGGAGGGCAACCCCTGGCGGCTGCGCATCGTGGGGGCGCTCGACCTGCTGCCGGCGCAGACCGCGGCGGCACTCAAGGGCGCCGAGGAGCGCACCCGCGAGCGCACCGGCGGCGCGGAGGTCAACATCGCGGTGGGCTACGGCGGTCGCCGGGAGATCACCGACGCGGTCCGTTCGCTGCTGCTGGAGCACGCCGCCACCGGCGGCACGATCGAGGAGTTGGCCGAGGTGCTGGACGTCGAGCACATCGCCGAGCACCTCTACACCCGGGGCCAGCCGGATCCGGACCTGGTCATCCGCACCAGCGGCGAGCAGCGGCTGTCCGGGTTCATGCTCTGGCAGTCCGCGCACTCGGAGTTCTACTTCTGCGAGCTCAACTGGCCGGATTTCCGGCACATCGACTTCCTGCGGGCCCTGCGCTCGTACGCCACCAGGCAACGCCGCTACGGCGCCTGA